CTAAAGGTTTGCTTATTTTTTTTGATGTCCATAAGCTAAAAAGTATAATACTCGTCACAAATAGTAACAATAAAAGTATTCCTGATTTTATAAAAACTCTATAAAATATCTTAATTTCTTCATGTGAAGGTTCATTTAAATCATTGCTCCCAAGTATCCCCATCTTATCTAAATACCATGAGGCAGCCCCTACTATTAATACAAATAAAGTTATTAATATAAGAGCAAATATAATATAGTTTATAACTAGAGAAGTAAATATTTTTTTATTTTCATTCTTCATTACTTGTTACCTTCTTCTCAAATTTGTAGCCAAGACCCCTTATGGTTTTTAAGTATATTGGTTTCCTTGAATTCTTCTCAATTTTTTCTCGCAAGTTACTTATATGAACCATTATAATGTTGTTATCTCCTATAAAATTATCCTCCCATACAATTTCAAATATTTCCTTCTTCGTAAGTACCCTTCCTGAATTCTCCATTAGAAGTTTTAATATTTTATATTCAACTGATGTTAAAACTATTTCTTTATTATTTTTTTTAACTATATTACTGAATATGTCAAGTTCTATCTCTCCGATTTTTATTATCTGCTCTACATTTTTATTATGATAATTTAGATTATAGTATCTTCTTAACTGTGCATCTACTCTTGCTACAACTTCTAATGGATTAAATGGCTTTGTTACATAGTCATCTGCGCCCAA
This sequence is a window from Gottschalkia purinilytica. Protein-coding genes within it:
- a CDS encoding response regulator transcription factor encodes the protein MSYKILIADDEEEILEILELYLEKDGFEVIKAVDGKKAWDIINEINIDMAIIDIMMPSINGFKLIKKIRENYNIPVIFLSAKTQDEDKILGLGLGADDYVTKPFNPLEVVARVDAQLRRYYNLNYHNKNVEQIIKIGEIELDIFSNIVKKNNKEIVLTSVEYKILKLLMENSGRVLTKKEIFEIVWEDNFIGDNNIIMVHISNLREKIEKNSRKPIYLKTIRGLGYKFEKKVTSNEE